A section of the Papio anubis isolate 15944 chromosome 4, Panubis1.0, whole genome shotgun sequence genome encodes:
- the XRCC2 gene encoding DNA repair protein XRCC2 translates to MCSDFHRAESGTELLARLEGRSSLKEIEPNLFADEDSPVHGDILEFHGSEGTGKTEMLYHLTARCILPKSEGGLEVEVLFIDTDYHFDMLRLVTVLEHRLSQSSEEIIKYCLGRFFLVYCSSSTHLLLTLYSLESMFCSHPSLCLLILDSLSAFYWIDRVNGGESVNLQESTLRKCSQCLEKLVNDYRLVLFATTQTIMQKASNSSEEPSHASRRLCDVDIDYRPYLCKAWQQLVKHRMFFSKQDDSQSTNQFSLVSRCLKSNSFKKHFFIIGESGVEFC, encoded by the exons CTCCTTGCCCGACTTGAAGGTAGAAGTTCCTTGAAAGAAATAGAACCAAATCTGTTTGCTGATGAAGATTCACCTGTGCATG GTGATATTCTTGAATTTCATGGCTCAGAAGgaacaggaaaaacagaaatgcttTATCACCTAACAGCACGGTGTATACTTCCCAAATCAGAAGGTGGCCTGGAAGTAGAAGTCTTATTTATTGACACAGATTACCACTTCGATATGCTCCGGCTGGTTACAGTTCTTGAGCACAGACTATCCCAAAGCTCTGAAGAAATAATCAAATACTGCCTGGGAAGATTTTTTTTGGTGTACTGCAGTAGTAGCACCCACCTACTTCTTACGCTTTACTCGCTAGAAAGTATGTTTTGTAGTCACCCGTCTCTCTGCCTTTTGATTTTGGATAGCCTGTCAGCTTTTTACTGGATAGACCGTGTCAATGGAGGAGAGAGTGTGAACTTACAGGAGTCTACTCTGAGGAAATGTTCTCAGTGCTTAGAGAAGCTTGTAAATGACTATCGCCTGGTTCTTTTTGCAACGACACAAACGATAATGCAGAAAGCCTCGAACTCGTCGGAAGAACCTTCTCATGCCTCTCGACGCCTGTGTGACGTGGACATAGACTACAGACCCTACCTCTGTAAGGCATGGCAGCAACTGGTGAAGCACAGGATGTTTTTCTCCAAACAAGATGATTCTCAAAGCACCAACCAATTTTCATTAGTTTCACGTTGTTTAAAAagtaacagttttaaaaaacatttttttattattggagAAAGTGGGGTTGAATTTTGTTGA